The Ranitomeya imitator isolate aRanImi1 chromosome 6, aRanImi1.pri, whole genome shotgun sequence genome window below encodes:
- the LOC138641423 gene encoding uncharacterized protein, with amino-acid sequence MSTNEQDCVRALIEMYRSLPCLWKIKSKDYSNRYMKREAYEKLVAVYREYHPTETVDENIVRKKIQALRTVFKKEVNKVENSKKSGAGTEEVYVPRLWYYDLMAFTRDQEIPRPCQTVTSLCEPSPEDILSESPDDHVPLQQRETTEANNVQSPQSSSSPSVEEQTCPLRPSRKRKSTAATPVDLLAVANSILSKHVTTKLSPFASLVEERLNRLDDTQRSHAERIMFDVMNAAAAGKLCDTSTLSIDVRQPSAHFYWGHQQEPMHSTPVRRPGPHNSQFRTPPAPPSFGDLSQGPPMATHHYSEMDTYYQNL; translated from the exons atgtctacaaatgagcaggactgtgttcgggcactcatagagatgtaccgctccctgccctgtttgtggaagataaaatctaaggattatagcaaccgttacatgaagagagaagcgtatgagaagctggtggccgtctacagggagtatcatcccacagagaccgtggatgaaaacattgtgaggaaaaagatccaggctctccgcacagttttcaaaaaagaggtcaacaaagtggaaaattctaagaagtctggggccggaactgaggaagtctatgtgcccaggctgtggtattacgacctgatggcattcactagagaccaagagatccctcgcccgtgccagacTGTGACTAGCCTTTGTGAGCCATCGCCCGAAGATATCCTGTCTGAGTCTCCTGACGACCAT gtgcctctgcaacagcgggaaacaacggaagcgaacaatgtccagtcccctcagtcctccagtagcccgtctgtcgaggagcagacatgtccactgcgcccatctagaaaaagaaaatcaacagcagccacacctgtggatctcctggcagtggccaacagcatcttgtccaagcacgtcacaaccaaactctccccattcgcatccttggttgaggaacgtttaaacagactggatgatacccaaagatctcacgcggagagaataatgtttgacgttatgaacgcggcagccgcaggaaaactatgcgacacatcaacattgagcattgacgtccgtcagcccagtgcccatttttattggggacaccaacaggagcccatgcacagcactcctgtccgcagacctgggccacataattctcagttccggacaccacctgcacccccttcttttggtgacttatcacaaggacctcctatggccacgcaccactacagtgagatggacacttactaccaaaatttgtag
- the RAB12 gene encoding ras-related protein Rab-12, producing the protein MDSRPGYHRRFGGDGGNSNNIPYGDSPAITGAHGRRRKQPPRPADFKLQVIIIGSRGVGKTSLMERFTDDTFCEACKSTVGVDFKIKTVELRGKKIRLQIWDTAGQERFNSITSAYYRSAKGIILVYDLTKKETFDDLPKWMKMIDKYASEEAELLLVGNKLDCETDREITRQQGEKFAQQITGMRFCEASAKDNFNVDEIFLKLVDDILKKMPLDMMRSGLSNSILSLQPEPEVPPELPPPRPPVRCC; encoded by the exons ATGGATTCGAGGCCCGGATACCACAGAAGATTCGGGGGCGACGGTGGGAACAGCAATAACATCCCGTACGGTGACTCCCCGGCCATTACCGGCGCTCATGGccgcaggaggaagcagcctcccCGGCCCGCGGACTTCAAACTGCAGGTTATCATAATCGGCTCCCGGGGAGTGGGGAAGACCAGCCTGATGGAGCGCTTCACGGACGACACGTTCTGCGAGGCGTGCAAGTCCACAGTGG GTGTCGACTTTAAAATCAAAACTGTAGAATTAAGGGGGAAGAAAATTAGGTTACAAATTTG ggacaCAGCTGGCCAGGAGCGCTTCAACAGTATTACTTCAGCTTACTACAGAAGTGCCAAGGGTATCATATTAGTTTATGATCTTACCAAGAAAGAAACTTTTGATGATTTACCAAAATGGATGAAAATGATTGATAAG TATGCATCCGAGGAGGCAGAGCTCCTTCTAGTTGGAAATAAGCTGGACTGTGAAACTGACAGAGAAATCACCCGACAGCAGGGAGAAAAG TTTGCACAACAGATAACTGGGATGCGGTTTTGTGAAGCAAGTGCCAAGGACAACTTTAATGTAGATGAAATCTTCCTGAAGCTGGTTGATGACATACTAAAAAAG ATGCCCCTGGATATGATGCGGAGCGGGTTATCCAACAGCATTTTATCTCTTCAGCCAGAGCCAGAAGTCCCTCCAGAGCTGCCTCCACCTCGACCACCGGTCCGTTGTTGCTGA